The following proteins are encoded in a genomic region of Astatotilapia calliptera chromosome 22, fAstCal1.2, whole genome shotgun sequence:
- the nxph1 gene encoding neurexophilin-1 codes for MQVTCWCAVFLLTPALYLVTSAHPSKSDIVKSGNLKSTLKHIWTQSNKEMSISRLLSQTLQGKENSTALDLHYDTPEPYLEQDLWDWLRNSTDLQDSRPRAKRRPMVKTGKFKKMFGWGDFHSNIKTVKLNLLITGKIVDHGNGTFSVYFRHNSTGQGNVSVSLVPPTKIVEFDVAAQQSVIDAKDSKSFNCRIEYEKVEKGAKNTLCNFDPSKTCYQEQTQSHVSWLCSKPFKVICIFISFYSTDYKLVQKVCPDYNYHSDTPYFPSG; via the coding sequence GTTACAAGTGCTCATCCTTCAAAGTCAGACATTGTCAAATCAGGAAATCTGAAATCCACACTTAAGCATATATGGACACAAAGTAATAAGGAAATGTCCATCAGTAGGCTGCTATCACAGACTCTACAAGGCAAGGAGAACAGCACAGCTTTGGATCTTCACTATGACACTCCAGAGCCCTATTTGGAGCAGGATCTTTGGGATTGGCTGAGAAATTCCACGGACCTGCAGGACTCACGACCACGGGCTAAACGGCGGCCTATGGTCAAGACAGGAAAGTTTAAGAAGATGTTTGGCTGGGGGGACTTCCATTCAAACATTAAGACAGTTAAACTTAACCTGCTAATCACTGGTAAGATTGTAGATCATGGAAATGGCACCTTCAGTGTCTACTTTCGCCACAACTCCACAGGGCAGGGCAATGTGTCTGTTAGCTTGGTCCCTCCAACAAAGATAGTTGAGTTTGATGTGGCAGCACAGCAGTCCGTCATTGATGCCAAGGACTCAAAGTCCTTCAACTGTCGCATAGAATATGAGAAGGTTGAGAAGGGTGCCAAGAACACACTCTGCAACTTTGACCCATCCAAGACATGCTACCAAGAGCAAACTCAGAGCCATGTCTCCTGGCTTTGCTCCAAACCATTCAAAGTCATCTGCATCTTCATTTCCTTCTACAGCACCGACTACAAACTGGTGCAGAAAGTGTGTCCAGACTACAACTACCACAGTGACACTCCCTACTTTCCCTCTGGCTGA